GACGGGCGCGGCGAGCAGCAGCAGCCAGCGGGCCGCCGCCGGGAGGTGCCGGTGCAGGAACTCGCCCAGCATCCGGACGGTCCGGGCGAGGCCGGCCAGCGCGGCGTCCGCGCGGCGCAGCCAGTACGCCCCGGCCAGGGCGATCACCGAGTGCAGCAGCAGGAGCAGCAGCACGCCGGTCTGCTGGGAGACCCCGTGGCCGAGCAGGAAACCGCCCAGCGAACCGCCGCCGCAGAGCAGCGGCTGGAGGCCGTGCCCGGCACCGGGCGGCAGGGACGGGCAGCTGCGCTGGGCGAGGTCGAAGAGTGCGCTGACCCCCAGCTCCAGCGGCAGGAACACCGCGGCGACCGCCGGGTAGCCGCGCTCACGACCGGCCAGCGCGAAGGCGACGGTGAACACGGCGGTCGAGGCCACCACCATCGGGCCGAGCGGCAGCGCCCGGCCGGTGACCAGTACCTGGCCGAGCCCGGCGAGCAGCACGACCAGCGCGGCGAAGACCGCCGCGCGGAGCGTCCTGGTGACCGGGCCGATGTCCATGGCATTCGAGTCTGCCACAGGTCGACCGTGGAACGGTCGGCTCGGCGGAACGCTGTGAAGCGCCTCACCACCCGCTCTGAACTGGGCTTATGTGGTCCTTACGGCTCCTGGGGAGGGCCGTCGGCGGCGCCCACCCGGGCCTCCACCAGCTCCCGGAAGTGCCGCAGGTCCGCGCGGACCGTCCGCTCGATCGCCCCGGCCTGGGCGAAGCCGCGCGGACCGCCGAACGCCCGGTGCACGGCCTCCGGGTCGTACTCCACCCGGATCTGCAGCCGGGTGTGCCGGGGGTCGAGCGGCAGCAGGGCGAAGGCGCCGCTGAGCCGCAGGGAGTCCAGCGTCCGCCAGGCCATCACCCGGCCCCGGCCGCGGTCGGTGATCTCGGTGTCGACCGAGCGCTCGGCGTCGCCGACCGCCACCCCGAGGTGCGCGAGGTTGCGCCCGTGCGGGTGGGCGCTGCGCACGCCGTCGACGAACCGCGGGTACTCGTGCACCCGGTGCAGCTGCTCCCAGGCGGCCAGGACGGGGGCGGCGATGTCGATCTGTTCCTCAAGGGTGCTCATGGCGGCGGGGCACCTCCCTCCGTTCCAGCCTGCGCTTCCGTGGCAGGCGGGGCCAAAGGGAGCGCCTGAGGCGCACGTGGGGTGCCCGGGACCAATGGGGGGCGGCCCGGGATCAGTGGAGAGCGCGCGGGCGGGCGGCGCGCGGCGGGGTGCGGGAGACTGGGCGCATGCCGGAGCTGCCCGAGGTCGAGGCGTTGAGCGCCTTCCTGTCCGAGCGGCTGACCGGGCGCGTGATCGCCCGGGTGCAGCCGGTGGCGATCAGCGCGCTGAAGACCTACGACCCACCCGTGACGGCCCTGGAGGGGCGCACGGTCGGCCCGGTGACCCGGCGCGGCAAGTTCCTGGACATCGAGGCCGGCGGGCTGCACCTGGTGGTC
The genomic region above belongs to Streptomyces sp. 1331.2 and contains:
- a CDS encoding SRPBCC family protein — encoded protein: MSTLEEQIDIAAPVLAAWEQLHRVHEYPRFVDGVRSAHPHGRNLAHLGVAVGDAERSVDTEITDRGRGRVMAWRTLDSLRLSGAFALLPLDPRHTRLQIRVEYDPEAVHRAFGGPRGFAQAGAIERTVRADLRHFRELVEARVGAADGPPQEP